From the genome of Acidobacteriota bacterium, one region includes:
- a CDS encoding RNA polymerase sigma factor produces MASNAISIQSDAGLNAALAGDAMSGFEDLYRKHYRRVYSICLRMTGNMAEAEDLTQEVFIQLHRKIGSFRGEAAFTTWLHRLTVNQVLMHFRKRSVRSELTTDDGEMPDSIDPETINPEAMPIVDRIGLEAAIAQLPNGYRTVFVLHDVEGYEHEEIARLLGCSAGTSKSQLHKARLKLRRLLLQRAQAA; encoded by the coding sequence ATGGCAAGCAACGCAATATCGATTCAATCGGACGCAGGGCTTAACGCAGCATTGGCCGGCGATGCGATGAGCGGGTTCGAAGACCTGTACCGCAAACACTACAGACGAGTCTATTCGATATGCCTGAGGATGACGGGCAACATGGCCGAGGCCGAGGATCTGACTCAAGAGGTATTCATTCAACTCCATCGGAAGATCGGTTCGTTCCGCGGAGAAGCGGCATTCACGACCTGGCTTCATCGGCTGACTGTAAACCAGGTCCTTATGCATTTTCGCAAGCGATCGGTTCGCTCGGAACTGACTACCGACGACGGCGAGATGCCCGACTCGATCGACCCCGAGACAATTAACCCCGAAGCCATGCCGATCGTCGATCGGATCGGCCTTGAGGCCGCGATCGCACAACTGCCGAACGGCTATCGCACCGTATTCGTGCTGCACGATGTTGAGGGCTACGAGCACGAGGAGATAGCCAGGTTGCTCGGATGCAGCGCCGGCACCTCGAAGTCGCAGTTGCACAAAGCCAGATTGAAGCTGCGCCGTCTTCTGCTGCAGCGCGCGCAAGCAGCGTGA
- a CDS encoding GAF domain-containing protein: protein MKTADEIASLVEVVVNSPASRDEVLQSTVRILKQEREHYNWVGIYLIEGDTLVLHNYIGKPTEHTHIPIGIGVCGVAVAEGANQIIGDVTRLDNYLACSVETRSEIVVLIRDGIEIIGQIDIDSDLENAFTQADESLLASIAELLARRFQAPSSS from the coding sequence ATGAAGACCGCTGACGAGATCGCGAGCCTTGTTGAAGTGGTGGTTAACTCCCCGGCATCGCGCGATGAAGTGCTTCAATCTACGGTAAGGATCCTCAAACAGGAGCGCGAGCATTACAACTGGGTGGGAATATACCTGATCGAAGGCGACACGCTTGTCCTGCACAACTACATTGGCAAGCCCACCGAGCATACCCACATCCCGATTGGAATCGGGGTGTGCGGCGTTGCGGTGGCCGAGGGCGCGAATCAGATTATCGGCGACGTTACCCGGCTTGATAACTATCTCGCCTGCAGCGTCGAGACGCGCTCGGAAATCGTCGTGCTTATCCGAGACGGGATAGAGATTATCGGTCAGATAGACATCGACAGCGACCTCGAAAACGCCTTTACCCAGGCGGACGAATCATTGTTGGCAAGCATCGCAGAGCTGCTTGCCCGTCGATTCCAGGCACCCTCAAGCTCCTGA